A window from Enterocloster bolteae encodes these proteins:
- a CDS encoding sensor histidine kinase — protein MKNQKLVSLRPIIVITASAILSVLFILILYYADNKYTVGGKQPELGRLELTLGDMEENPYRYLVTGWEFYPDLLLGPDAFDGAEKPAGVTAAVGKYGQMRRNQRGTKGTYRLVLELPEKGGPFALELPEIEGASRVYIGGELVREWGSIEDVRSGMKRFVFPLTQGRDTELIIQAAALGAFHSQNFSPPLLGVYDAVTGIRDVGLLLKVMVLGLAVSAAGLSLHLAVKIRWWRGFLFCLFCLCFVGYQLWPLARERIQLGLQPWYGIQVFCFYAMLWLMVILENDLYRIKGGKVSAAMGIFCILALVYGCYAQYGTAAAADLFSYITQWYKFAIACHLILVAYMAMAEGMERSQTLLVIAVVLVSALFMEELLPLYEPIIGGSFLTIGCVVIMVGMLSILWQDMADAFRARTFFVTETGRMNRQLALQRDHYRQLNARIEETRRIRHDMRHHIRLLQAYAAEGNLEHVKAYLGQLSPAMDSMGPVTFTSNYALDAVLCHYTALAEKEKIETDIRVMVPGRTVLPDDELCVVMGNLLENAVEACKRHESGRKFIFLRCLQDDSRLSIVLDNSFMGDVQYERGYFRSSKRESVGIGVESVKAIVKRHGGIGTFVPEEKVFKVSIILPLKDEG, from the coding sequence ATGAAAAATCAGAAATTGGTAAGTTTACGGCCTATTATTGTTATTACTGCCTCAGCCATTCTCTCTGTTTTATTCATACTTATTCTTTACTATGCAGATAATAAATACACGGTGGGGGGGAAGCAGCCGGAATTGGGAAGACTGGAGCTGACGCTGGGGGATATGGAGGAGAATCCATACCGGTATCTTGTTACGGGATGGGAGTTCTATCCCGATCTGCTTCTGGGACCGGACGCGTTTGACGGAGCGGAGAAACCTGCCGGTGTAACTGCGGCAGTAGGAAAATATGGACAGATGAGGCGGAATCAAAGGGGAACAAAGGGTACATACCGCCTGGTTTTGGAGCTGCCGGAAAAGGGCGGTCCCTTTGCCCTGGAACTGCCTGAGATAGAAGGGGCAAGCAGGGTCTATATCGGGGGAGAGCTGGTCCGGGAATGGGGAAGCATAGAGGATGTCCGCTCCGGTATGAAGCGGTTTGTCTTTCCTCTCACCCAGGGCCGGGACACAGAGCTTATCATACAGGCCGCGGCTCTGGGCGCCTTTCATTCCCAGAACTTCAGTCCGCCGCTTCTTGGAGTCTACGATGCCGTGACCGGGATACGGGATGTGGGGCTGTTGCTGAAGGTGATGGTTCTGGGGCTGGCTGTGTCCGCAGCCGGTCTCTCCCTTCATCTGGCTGTGAAAATCCGCTGGTGGAGAGGTTTTCTCTTCTGCCTGTTCTGCCTGTGCTTCGTAGGGTATCAGCTGTGGCCTCTGGCGCGGGAGAGGATTCAGCTGGGGCTGCAGCCCTGGTACGGGATCCAGGTGTTCTGCTTTTACGCCATGCTTTGGCTGATGGTCATATTGGAAAATGACCTGTACCGCATCAAAGGGGGAAAGGTGTCCGCCGCCATGGGAATATTCTGTATTCTGGCCCTGGTATACGGCTGTTATGCCCAGTATGGGACGGCGGCCGCGGCGGATCTGTTCAGCTATATTACCCAGTGGTATAAATTTGCCATTGCCTGTCACCTTATACTGGTGGCATATATGGCGATGGCAGAGGGAATGGAGCGTTCCCAGACCCTGCTGGTAATTGCGGTTGTACTTGTTTCCGCCCTGTTTATGGAAGAGCTTCTGCCGCTGTACGAGCCTATAATAGGCGGAAGCTTCCTGACCATTGGCTGCGTGGTCATTATGGTGGGAATGTTGAGTATTCTGTGGCAGGATATGGCGGACGCGTTCCGGGCCAGAACCTTTTTTGTAACAGAGACAGGACGGATGAACCGGCAGCTGGCTCTGCAGAGAGATCATTACCGCCAGCTCAATGCCAGAATTGAGGAAACCAGACGGATCCGCCATGATATGCGCCATCATATAAGACTGCTGCAGGCCTATGCGGCGGAGGGAAATTTGGAGCATGTAAAGGCGTATCTGGGACAGCTTTCACCTGCCATGGATTCGATGGGGCCTGTTACATTTACCAGCAACTATGCGCTGGACGCAGTACTGTGCCATTACACTGCCCTGGCAGAGAAGGAGAAGATTGAAACAGATATCCGGGTTATGGTTCCGGGCCGGACCGTTCTTCCTGATGATGAGTTATGCGTGGTTATGGGAAATCTGCTGGAAAATGCGGTAGAAGCCTGCAAACGGCATGAGTCGGGCAGGAAGTTCATATTCTTAAGATGCCTTCAGGACGACAGCCGCCTGTCCATTGTGCTGGACAACAGCTTTATGGGGGATGTGCAGTATGAAAGGGGATATTTCCGGTCTTCCAAGCGGGAGAGCGTGGGGATTGGAGTGGAGTCGGTAAAGGCCATCGTAAAACGTCACGGGGGGATTGGCACCTTTGTGCCGGAGGAGAAGGTATTCAAGGTTTCCATTATCCTGCCGCTAAAGGATGAGGGATAA
- a CDS encoding type IV secretory system conjugative DNA transfer family protein, whose protein sequence is MIKKIAGYILGGIVVVMVLGYLTAMMLTELVPAILTRDWGRLWNPGLLLKPAVWIYGAVVTVMVYMLYLVFHVGTVKRAKRLMKAKEDSIESSLENSRFMTDKEKDDNFSPKRFTRLKEEKKDGIPVYAVYNKKKKELNINIAKPMHGLVIGATGSGKTTSFINPMIQILGKSSAGSSMICTDPKGELFQLHSGMLAEQGYKVMVLDLRDPYSSFRWNPLGDIYDRYQLYLKAGQGIFQCDTDVRQSGLELVNEADQYKDVWYEYKGKAYAVRRELLTVIKVEKQKIYDEIYEDLNDLISVICPIESQDDPVWEKGARSIIMAVCLAMLEDSEYPELEMTREKFCFYNVNKAISNSEDEFRALKEYFMGRPKLSKSVGLSRQVLSAADTTLASYMSIAFDKLSMFNDEGLCSLTSETDIDPQQFAAEPTALFLKIPDEKDTRHALAAVFVLCIYKALIKVASAREDLSLPRNVYFILDEFGNMPKIDKFDKMITVGRSRKIWFNMVVQSYAQLDNVYGQTISNIIKSNCGLKMFIGSNDIETCEEFSKLCGNKTVSTQSVSSTLGDKTGNINVSSQVQTRPLIYPSELQKLNNKNSTGNAIIVTFGNYPLKTQFTPSYKCPLYEMKTMDLSQVRMNAFFGDEVYYDLDERNYIIASRQEKEMEVSAE, encoded by the coding sequence ATGATAAAGAAGATAGCAGGATACATATTAGGAGGTATTGTGGTGGTGATGGTGTTGGGGTACCTTACCGCCATGATGCTGACGGAGCTGGTTCCGGCCATTTTAACCCGGGATTGGGGAAGACTCTGGAATCCGGGCCTTCTGCTTAAGCCGGCTGTCTGGATATATGGAGCGGTGGTCACGGTAATGGTTTATATGCTGTACCTGGTATTCCACGTGGGAACTGTAAAACGGGCCAAACGTCTGATGAAGGCCAAGGAGGACAGTATTGAAAGTTCCCTGGAGAATTCACGCTTTATGACCGACAAGGAGAAGGATGATAATTTCTCCCCGAAGCGTTTTACCAGACTTAAAGAGGAAAAAAAGGACGGGATTCCTGTATACGCGGTGTACAACAAGAAAAAGAAGGAGCTCAACATCAACATTGCCAAGCCCATGCATGGCCTTGTAATCGGCGCCACAGGCAGCGGTAAAACCACATCCTTTATCAACCCCATGATTCAGATACTGGGGAAATCCTCAGCCGGTTCTTCCATGATCTGCACGGATCCCAAGGGAGAGCTGTTCCAGCTTCACAGCGGCATGCTGGCGGAACAGGGCTATAAGGTAATGGTTCTGGACTTAAGGGATCCTTACAGCTCCTTCCGCTGGAACCCTTTGGGAGATATCTATGACAGGTACCAGCTTTACCTTAAGGCGGGACAGGGAATCTTCCAGTGCGACACGGACGTGAGGCAAAGCGGTTTGGAGCTGGTGAATGAGGCGGACCAGTATAAGGATGTGTGGTACGAGTATAAGGGAAAAGCCTACGCTGTGCGCAGGGAGCTGCTGACTGTTATCAAGGTGGAAAAGCAGAAGATATATGATGAGATTTACGAAGATTTAAATGACCTTATCAGCGTGATCTGTCCCATTGAATCCCAGGACGATCCTGTGTGGGAAAAAGGAGCCCGTTCCATTATCATGGCAGTATGCCTGGCCATGCTGGAGGACAGCGAGTATCCGGAGCTGGAGATGACCAGGGAGAAGTTCTGCTTCTATAATGTAAACAAGGCTATCAGCAATTCGGAGGACGAGTTCAGGGCTTTAAAAGAATATTTTATGGGACGCCCCAAGCTGTCCAAGTCAGTTGGACTTTCAAGGCAGGTTCTGTCAGCGGCCGATACCACCCTGGCCAGCTATATGTCCATTGCGTTTGATAAGCTCTCTATGTTTAACGACGAGGGACTCTGCTCCCTTACCTCGGAGACGGATATCGATCCCCAGCAGTTTGCAGCCGAGCCTACGGCGCTGTTCCTTAAGATACCGGATGAAAAGGATACCCGCCATGCCCTGGCGGCCGTATTCGTACTGTGCATTTACAAGGCGCTGATTAAGGTGGCCTCCGCCAGGGAGGATTTAAGCCTTCCGAGAAATGTATACTTCATCCTGGATGAGTTCGGCAACATGCCTAAGATAGACAAGTTCGACAAAATGATAACTGTTGGCCGGAGCCGTAAAATCTGGTTCAACATGGTAGTCCAGTCCTATGCCCAGTTAGACAATGTATATGGGCAGACCATAAGCAATATCATCAAGAGCAACTGCGGCCTGAAAATGTTTATTGGTTCCAATGATATAGAAACTTGTGAGGAATTCTCAAAGCTCTGCGGCAACAAGACTGTTTCCACACAGAGCGTATCCTCTACTCTGGGGGACAAGACAGGGAACATCAATGTATCCAGCCAGGTGCAGACCAGGCCCCTTATATACCCTTCGGAGCTGCAGAAGCTGAACAATAAGAACAGCACCGGCAACGCCATTATCGTAACCTTTGGAAATTATCCCTTAAAGACCCAGTTTACGCCCAGCTACAAGTGTCCTCTCTATGAGATGAAGACCATGGATTTAAGCCAGGTACGGATGAACGCCTTTTTCGGGGACGAGGTTTACTATGATTTGGATGAGCGCAATTATATCATTGCCAGTCGGCAGGAAAAAGAGATGGAGGTGTCTGCGGAATGA
- a CDS encoding Mbov_0396 family ICE element transmembrane protein, with amino-acid sequence MEVAKGFTDVLYTTMVLLFNEIFVPVMTEILSLFYEKAMYVLSHSVSILAYFFLITVCKILDSLETMIGIFAGTENVIVDNKPMTFMEMVFNQDAVSKGFLMITLVAVGICFLFTIFAIVRSMSSSTLENKNPISQVLKDAMKACVSFMLVPFLCIALMQLSSALIKQTKAVIQAESGTAGDPSMGLYIFLTASLRAGRADFEIPVLQETADVAEGLGDKFTYEILTSLDSAFRVEYLPPSMSDDLRRSYLNGDKDYLDFRDSGSDFSAAKIDYLLGFSASIFMIIMLAGVLIQFIRRLLELVLLYLVAPFFVATIPLDRGDMFKRWREMFIAKFLAGFGVIYALKIFMLLLPLIFSDNLSLGSSFVMDRLYAGGVYDQTKDKFFDNLREQTGGIEIPGSGNPAYQEEVNRMEEAVDFAWEKTGMSYMENHSAMDSVLVNMGLVDRNSPSLEESMIDSILKTIFFLGGMFAVYKSCAMFLEILNPKAAEDAKTSTMLAMGYTVGAARKAASTGVQLGVAAGVGLGTGLATGGAGAAATAGAAGAKAAATAGAKAAATAGAKAVGTAAKTAGSTAKNAVKSAAKSTAKNAVGAAKQGVQGAASGAAGAAKDSGDRDG; translated from the coding sequence ATGGAAGTGGCAAAGGGCTTTACTGATGTGCTTTATACCACAATGGTGCTTTTATTTAACGAAATATTTGTGCCGGTTATGACGGAAATCCTGTCCTTGTTCTATGAAAAAGCAATGTATGTACTGTCCCACAGCGTCTCCATCCTGGCATACTTCTTTTTGATTACAGTGTGCAAGATTCTGGACTCCCTGGAAACAATGATAGGCATTTTCGCAGGCACTGAGAATGTTATTGTGGATAACAAGCCAATGACCTTTATGGAGATGGTGTTCAACCAGGACGCGGTCAGCAAAGGCTTTCTGATGATAACTCTGGTGGCCGTAGGCATATGCTTTTTATTTACCATTTTTGCCATAGTGCGCTCCATGTCCTCCTCCACGCTGGAAAACAAGAATCCCATCAGCCAGGTGCTGAAGGATGCCATGAAAGCCTGTGTCTCCTTTATGCTGGTACCCTTTTTGTGCATTGCCCTGATGCAGCTGAGCTCGGCTCTGATAAAGCAGACCAAAGCGGTCATACAGGCCGAGTCCGGCACCGCAGGGGATCCGAGCATGGGCCTTTACATCTTCCTGACAGCCAGCTTAAGAGCCGGAAGGGCGGATTTTGAGATTCCTGTCTTACAGGAGACGGCAGATGTTGCGGAAGGGCTGGGCGATAAGTTTACCTATGAGATACTGACCAGTCTTGATTCGGCCTTCCGTGTTGAATACCTGCCGCCCAGTATGAGCGACGACCTGCGCCGCAGTTATCTGAACGGTGATAAGGATTACCTGGATTTCAGGGATTCGGGCTCTGATTTCTCCGCGGCCAAAATTGATTATCTTCTGGGCTTCAGCGCAAGCATCTTCATGATTATCATGCTGGCAGGCGTGCTTATACAGTTTATACGCAGGCTGCTGGAACTGGTGCTGCTGTACCTTGTAGCTCCATTTTTTGTGGCGACAATCCCTCTGGACCGGGGGGATATGTTTAAGCGCTGGAGGGAAATGTTTATAGCCAAGTTTTTGGCGGGATTTGGAGTTATCTATGCCCTGAAAATATTCATGCTGCTGCTGCCTTTGATTTTCAGTGATAACCTGAGCCTTGGCAGCTCCTTTGTAATGGACCGGCTGTACGCGGGAGGTGTCTATGACCAGACCAAAGATAAGTTTTTTGATAATCTGAGGGAGCAGACCGGAGGAATAGAAATTCCGGGCTCCGGTAACCCTGCGTATCAGGAGGAGGTAAACCGCATGGAAGAGGCTGTGGATTTCGCCTGGGAAAAAACAGGCATGAGCTATATGGAGAACCACTCGGCCATGGACAGCGTACTGGTGAACATGGGCCTTGTGGACAGGAATTCACCTTCTCTGGAGGAATCCATGATTGATTCCATACTTAAAACCATATTTTTCCTGGGAGGTATGTTTGCTGTATATAAAAGCTGCGCCATGTTCCTGGAGATCCTCAACCCTAAAGCGGCAGAGGATGCCAAGACATCCACCATGCTGGCCATGGGATATACGGTGGGAGCGGCAAGGAAGGCGGCATCGACTGGCGTTCAGCTGGGTGTGGCTGCAGGTGTAGGCCTGGGCACCGGTCTGGCCACCGGAGGCGCTGGCGCTGCGGCCACAGCGGGAGCGGCAGGAGCCAAGGCAGCCGCCACAGCAGGGGCCAAGGCAGCCGCCACAGCAGGGGCCAAGGCAGTAGGGACGGCTGCCAAGACGGCCGGCAGCACAGCTAAAAACGCGGTTAAATCCGCAGCCAAATCCACGGCCAAAAACGCTGTGGGGGCGGCAAAGCAGGGGGTCCAGGGGGCGGCCTCTGGCGCCGCGGGAGCGGCAAAGGATTCCGGGGACAGAGACGGATAA